Within the Corynebacterium afermentans subsp. lipophilum genome, the region ACGGCAAACACGGTCGCATCAGAGCGCAATTATCCAGTGGCGCCGCAGTCTTGAAGACACTGTAAATCAGGAATAGCAACAGCCCTCTCGACGTTCCACCCGATGTTCCGGCAAAGACCGTACATACAAAGAACACCGACGAAGGAGCACAGCGTGACTGCAGCGAAGCAATGGGTCCTGGCCTCCCGCCCGGAGGGCGCACCGACAAGCGAGAACTTCCGGCTCGAGGAGGTGGAGCTGCCGGAGCTTTCCGACGGCCAGATCCTCGTCGAGAACACCTTCTCCAGCGTCGACCCCTACATGCGCGGGCGGATGAACGACGTGGAGTCCTACATCGAGCCGTTCCAGATCGATGAACCGCTCAACGGCACCGCGATCGGCACAGTCACGGAGTCCCGCTCCAGCAAGTTCAAAGCGGGCGACACGGTCCGGCACTTCGCCGGGTGGCGCACACACGCCGTCCTGAACGAGGACGAGGTCGAGCAGATCGATACCACCATCGCCCCCGCAGAGGCGTACCTGGGCATCCTCGGCCTGACGGGGCTTACCGCCTACGTCGGGTTGACCGCTGTTGGCGAGATGAAAGAGGGCGACGTCGTGTTTATCTCGGGCGCGGCAGGTGCTGTGGGCTCGGCCGCAGGACAGATTGCGAAGCACCTCGGCGCGGCGAAGGTGATCGGGTCCGCAGGCTCCGCGGAGAAAATCGAATACCTCAAAAGCATCGGCTTCGACGAGGCGTTCAACTACAAGGACGGCGACGTGAGCGGCCAGCTCGCCAAGGCGGCGCCGGCGGGCATCGACGTTTACTTCGACAACGTCGGCGGGGACCACCTCGAGGCTGCGATCCAGAACGCGAACACGTTCGGCCGCATCGCCATGTGCGGGGCCATTGCACAATACAACGACACGGAACCGGCGCCGGGGCCGCGAAATCTGGGCCTTTCCATCGGCAAGTGCCTCACGCTGCGCGGGTTCGTAGTGGGCCAGTACTCCCACCTTGCCAAGGAGTTCCAGGAGAAGATCGCCCCGCTGGTTGTCGATGGCTCGATCACGTTCGAGACCACGGTGCGCGAGGGCATCGACAACATGCCGGCCGCATTCCTCGAGCTGTTCGAGGGCGGCAACACCGGCAAGATGATCGTCAAGTTTTAGGAGGACACAATGACCAAGGTTCTTATGGTCGTTACGGCAGCTAAACACTGGACGCTTAACGACGGCACACCCGCCCCCACCGGCTTCTGGGCCGAAGAACTGGTCACGCCCTAGAGCACGCCGGTGGGCTCGCCGACAAGGCGCCGTGGCTGCTCGAGGACCGGCTCGTCGCCCTCGGCGCGTGAGTACGAGAAGGCGCCGGAGCCGTGGGCGTCCTACGTCACTGTCGACGGCAACCTGTACACCGGGCAGAACCCGACTTCGTCGCGTGAGCTCGCGCAGCGCCTGGTCAAGGATCTCGGCTAAGCCTCACTAAGACCCCGTTTGGACCTGGCCGGCGACAACCCTCGCCACCGCCAGGTCCTCCCATGGCATCCCGACGGTCTTAAACACCACCCGCCGCGCCGGATCCAGCGCCACCTCCCCGCGCACAACCTCAGCCATCGTCACCACATCATCCCACGCAAGCGCCCCCTTCTCCACCGCGATCGCCACATCACCGGCCTCCCGCCGCGCAGCCCCCACATCCTCCACAATCACCTGCGCGCCCCGCAGCACATCCTCATGCAACTCCCGCGTGTCCACCGTGTGCGCCCCCACAGCAAGCACGGTCGCATCAGGTCGCAATTGCCTATCGACGACCACAGGTTCCCCCGCAGAAGTCGCCACCACAACCAACCCGGCCCGCCCCAACACCTCATCGGCCTCGGCACTGCCCGACTCCACCCACGGGTGCGGCAGATCCGCCGGCTTGCTTCTCGACACAAACGTCACCGACACCTCCCGCACCCCCTCCAGCACGTCCACCACCGTGCGCGCATGCGCCCGCCCCTGCACACCCGCACCAACGATGACGCACTCCAACGGCTCACTCGACGCCCGCAACCGGTCCAGCGCCCCCGCCACCGCAACCGCCGGCGTACGAATCTCCGTAAGCGCCGCAGCATCCATCACGACCTCCGGCGTGAGCGTCTCACCTCCCATGAGCAGGTAGGAGCCCTGCACCAGCGGCACATCGACAACTGACCCCGCCGGCTGAATCCCCAGCACCTTCACCCCGACCGCACCATCGAGCGCCGACGGCAGCAGATGCATCTCCCCGTGCGGCAGCGCCACCTTCTGCCGGTGCGGGTCCGTGGCGGGATCGAACCTGCCCGTCAGCACCTCCCGCAACGCATCGACGGCATCGCGTGGTGTGACCGCAGACAGAACCTCGTCATAACCCAAATTGCGCATGCGGCCGAGCATATAAAAAGTGGACGCGGCGCAACGCAGCCGCATCCACTCGTATGGGAGCCAGGTTTACGGGAGCATGTCGAGGAACTGCTCGAAGTACTCCTGCAAGTTAATGCTCATGCAATCGAGCAACGCGGCAATCAGACCGACCGCACCCAGCGCACCGAGCAGGGACAGCAGGATGCCCCGCTACGTAACTCCTACGATATTCTTTCAAACATCAACCCTAGGGGCACTCGTTGATACAAGGAGTTCGCACAGAAAACTAACCGGCACTTCCCCCACCCGTTGGAGTCAGCCTTAAACGACTAATAGCAACACAAATGAGTGCGATAAAGTAGCTAGCATGACAGGAAGCTTCCTCGGCCATACTAGATTCAGTCTCTACGAACCATCTTCACCGTCGTGGAGATTGTCACGAAATGCGGGAAGAGAAAATCCCGAGGAATATTTTTCCCGGCTATACGCGGCTAGCAGGATGGATGACCGAGTAACCATATTTTTCGATCACACACTTCCGCTACTCGAAGAGTCACGCCGAGATTTCGACCTGCATCACGTTGTTAGTTATTCCGCCGAACTTCCAGACAGATATAAGCACCACCTTACAACGGCGGCGACCACCTACGACTGGCTGCATCTTGACCGCAGAGACGCGCATAATCGAAAGGGGAAGGAGCTCAACGCTTGGGCTCGTGACAAGTTCGCCAAGGGGACAGTTTATGCTGAGTACCGTCTAGATGATGATGACCTCCTAGCTTCGACATACTTTCAGTCACTCTCCTCCTATCTTGATCATCGATTCGTTGGATTCTACGTTTCCCACGGATATGGGGTACAAGCATATTTCGACAATGGGGTCTTCAAAGATCCGCGGATCGAACATCGCCCAAAAATAGCTATCGGCCTAGCTAGGATCTGCCAGCTTACTGAGGCGGGAGAAGTCATCGGCCCCCGAAGGGTAGCTCACACCCAGATCGATAGACACTCTCCGGTTATCGTAGACAGCAAGAGCATCCAGTTCCTGCACTCTATACACCTCAGCCAGGATTCTGGAGTGGCAAAACCTGACGACGACCTCGGCAAGCGCTTTCGAAATTATTTAAATCAGCCCTCAGTCAATCAATTGGCGGACCTCCACAAACTATTCTCGGGCGTTCGTTTCAAGGATTCCATTGACGACAAAACTAGGATTCGAGCCCTAATTGACACACACGCGAATATCCCATCGATCGCCGCGGCCATAAAGTCCCTGCGAAATCGATTCAAAAGCCTTCCACGTTATCTGAGATGATTGGTCGACAGAGTGAAAGCAATAAACACCCACGAAGACGTGGCAACGTCAGCACACGAAAGGCAACGGAGCGATTAAGGTTAAACACAAAATAATTGCCAAGTAGCACCCACTCAACTCCGATCCTCCTTGGCGGGCATAATCAGTGCGTGATAGCACCGTCTAGCGCCGAGAAGCACGAAGCCCAATCAGCATGATGCCCAATGCGAAAACCTAATTCGTCCCTATTTCTCACGCAGAATAGGGCCGCCGATGTCAACTTCGATTACTACGGATCAAGGAAGTCCATGGAAAACTTCACCCCCGCGCCCCCTATCCCGACCCCAGACACGCTTCCACAGTTAAGGGCTCTTGGCCACAAAGTCGGTTACTTTCAGCGATGCCTAACAGATCACGATATTGAAATTGTCACTCGCATAAAGGACACCAACAAGACGAACCCGTTATGGGGCGCGCGACTCAACAGTGAGATCGTTACATTTCGTTCTGTCATGTCCTCAGATGCCGGATATGGGACTTTTCGCGCAGTAGGAGACAAAGCTTGGACAAAAACGAGGCTTCGAGACGCTGGCATTAACACCCCAATGGGCACGCTGGTCAATAAAGAACGACTCCATGAGAGCTTTGAAGCCGCCGCACAAGTTGGGCTTCCGTGCGTCGTAAAACCTAAAGCCGGGTCACACGGCAAGGGAGTTACCCTAAACGTGAACACCTTCCACGATTTTAAGCGCGCAGTCGATCAATTGGATCGCGAAGTAATTGTAGAGAAGGAAATCACTGGGCAAGACTATCGTGTTGTCACCATTGGAGGGAAAGTGGTCGCCGGCACCCTCAGAAAACCAGCGAACGTCGTCGGCGACGGAAAACGCACGGTCACCCAGCTCGTCGAGGAGAAAAACCAACAACGTGCGGCAAACCCCTCACTGTGCAGAAATTTAATAAACATTGACGACGAATCGACTGCCTTGCTTCGGGAACAAGGTTTACTAGCGTCAGACACACCCGAACGTGGCCAGGCTATCAGGCTGAAGCGGGTTGCCAACATAGGATCCGGCGGGGACAGTATAGACGTTACGGACCTAATCCACCCCGGATTTGCAGACATTTGCGCGAGGATACCAGCGCTTTTCAACTCTCCGGAAATTCTTGGCATCGACATTCTTGCCTCCGATATCTCTCTACCACCCGATAATCAGGATTGGGTTGTGCTCGAGTTGAATGCAAATCCGGATATCGATATCCACAGGTGGCCTCACAAAGGGACCAGACGCGACATAGGATCACTGCTGGTTAGGCACTATTTTCCGCATGCCGAGAAGGCGACGCCCAAGTCGGTTGAATTGACCTTCAAACGGTCTAAGAACGATGAGAAGTTCAGAAGTTCACTGCGGTCGCGCGCTATTGAATTCGGTGTTTGGGGCACCGGTTTCGTTACTAACGAGGAATATTTCCTGCGTCTCGAAGGTACTACAGCTGCACTAGACCGGTTAACCAATTGGATTCTAGCCAATGGCTCGACCGCACGCTTGACAGCCACCGCCCCATCGCCGGAATCTGATCCGGTAAAGCATCTGACAATCCGGCCACTCGAAATGTAGCCCGGGGAACAAACAGAAATACCAGCCCGCTAGCCTGTTCAATACCCCGGCATCAATTCCGTTCGTTCTTGGGTCCCAACGTCCCATAGCGGCTTAATGACTACCAGCGAGTTTCCCTCCCTCAGAGTTGTTTCACAATCCTTTCAAATTCGCAGGATTTATTGGAAGTTCCAGTAGGCGCGGGTCGACCAGAGTTATAAGCCTCAGGAAGACGGATAAATCATACTGGTCTAACTTTGACACCGAAATTAACGGTTCGATAATGCTACGAGAATTAAATGGATTCAGCGGTTCACCGTAGAAATCTTTTTCGACCGTGTTAGGGCCATGCCAAGTCCCCATTCTGATATTCCAATAATATTCATCAAATGGGTCGAGAAGCTCGGTGTTGCCTCCGGTTTCGTCGATCATTCGCTGGAAATACGCGGTGACTTCTCCCATATACCGCTGATGACCGTAATTGCGGACCTGATCCTTCGCTCTCTTAGACAGCTTCCGAAAATAGACAAAAGCCATCTGCTCAGCAGTCCGCGGTTCTTCCGCGCCAGCATTCCAATCTAACTTGCGGAAATTGCTTTGCCCGATCTCTAGGATGTTCGCAGTAAAGACTGCTGCTTCAGGGTTTCCGATAGCCGCGCGCAGGGGACCTACCGCGGACCAGTGGTGATCCCAGTAATGGCTATTCGACAGTGCCTCCCTGAGATCTTTGTTTGGTTTCGCAGTAGGAAGCTCCCTATGCGTAAAATCGAACTGTCTAGCTAGCATTTTAGCAATTTCGCGGTCGACGAGTGTTCCCGCATTCTGCCCGTAAGTGAAAGCCGTGAAATCGACCCCTGCATTCAACGCAACGGCGAGTAGCACGCGCGAATCCAAACCCGCTGTCACCGCCATCCAACTAATCCGATCTCGAGCTAAGACGGAAATAGATCGCGTCGAGAGGGTCAGTACTTGATGGGCGGCCTTCTCAACAGATCGAGGTTCAATCGCTTGCCGCGGCCAAAAACGCTCGAGTGCTCCTGTCTCGAAGTCAAGTACGAAATTTGGTAAGAGAATCCTAATACCCTTGTACGGGGTAAAGTTTGCCGGAAATGAGCTCGCGAACGGCAGTGTGTCGGCCTTGCCCTCCGAATCCGCGAGCAATTTCGCATGCGAGGCGATCGCCCCTCCGCCTTCAGAGAAGAAAACCGGACGCATAGCCGTCGCATCGGTGACTACTCGCAGCACGCCCCCCTCCCGATAAATGACCACGAACCTGCCGACCAGGGCGTCCAATGCATTAAAAAAACCCTTGGACGAACTTGCAGACAGCTCCCTTAGGAGGCGAGGAGCTACGTCACTTGGGTCGCCGTTGAGCGACCTGCAAGTGCCGATCACAATCACAGCGTTTTTGGAATGAGCGTCATGTGCAGATCTAATCTCATTAAGTGGATCAACAAAGAGACCAGGAAGTAAGGTCGACTCGACAAACCCAGCAGGGCGGGATGAGGGATTCCCTCCAAGAACAAAGCCCCTCGGATAATTTTCTTCTGCCATAGTTAAAAACCTTCCTTGAAAACCGGTCAATCTGAAAACGATACACGCGAGACAGGGAAGCGCCGCTGTACCGAAATGTTGCTAAATGGAAGCACGCACCGCTAAGTCGTCCGAAAGAAGGAGGGTTAATGGGAAGGGTTAGACCGCTTCTACACGAACACTGCTTTTATCGGCGGACTAGGATGAAGGATCATGTTTACTAGCGGTATACAAAAATCGCCTACCCGCAGTTATAACGGCGCCAGCTAGCTACGTTAGCGTTGCATCAAACCGATCAAGCGTCCTATTAATTCGAATACGCGTTTCTTTCCTGCTCAGAGCCCGGTGTCCACCCTCGGGATCCCAGTACCCCTCGAAAGTTACGGAATTCTTGCCCGGAACAAGTCCATTCATGGCACGTATAAAAGGGATGAATTGAAGATCAAAGTCTCTGCTTGAATTCACATTCGTAACAATTTCAAGGGGGGGGAACATACCCCTGTTTGCGGAACATCTCCACACATTTAAGACGCCAAGGAGTATCTACCAGGGTCTGGGTACCTTTAGGGTCATCCTGAAAAATATTCTGGTATAGCCTTGCCTGGTGACCCGGCCAATATTTGGTAATATCTGTTTGGGGATTGTTGGCGAGGCAACGACTGCCCCTATCTAGGGCCGCAGTCATAATGGCTTGATGACCGCCGGCGGAACTTCCGTAGTGGAGTGTGCGGTCCGCAGTTGGAAGTAACAGAGCCTTCCTCAACTCGTTTAGTATATCGACATACACTTCGATCCCCCAGCGCTCCTTAGACAGTTGTCCCCAGCCAATCGACATATCGGGAAACTCGAGGATCGTGGGATCCGCGAAATGCACACGGGTCGCGTTAAAATCATCAACCCAGGATGACCGCTGGAAAACTAAGCCCGATTTCGATCGCTCGCGGTCAACCGCCCCATTATACATAACGAGCAGGCGGGAATTGTATCTCTTGCTGACGCGGATGAGCACCGGAAACCAAACCCCCTCCGACTCGATTAATAGTTTTCGGTCAGCCCCAAACCCTATTTCCGCGCCAAGGGGAGTGCTAGCTATATCGGCTAGATTGATATGTAAAAAGTCATCAAATACCATCGAATTCCTTATCCATTTTGTGCTTTACGTCATCAAAGTGTCGGTTAGACACAATAT harbors:
- a CDS encoding NADP-dependent oxidoreductase gives rise to the protein MTAAKQWVLASRPEGAPTSENFRLEEVELPELSDGQILVENTFSSVDPYMRGRMNDVESYIEPFQIDEPLNGTAIGTVTESRSSKFKAGDTVRHFAGWRTHAVLNEDEVEQIDTTIAPAEAYLGILGLTGLTAYVGLTAVGEMKEGDVVFISGAAGAVGSAAGQIAKHLGAAKVIGSAGSAEKIEYLKSIGFDEAFNYKDGDVSGQLAKAAPAGIDVYFDNVGGDHLEAAIQNANTFGRIAMCGAIAQYNDTEPAPGPRNLGLSIGKCLTLRGFVVGQYSHLAKEFQEKIAPLVVDGSITFETTVREGIDNMPAAFLELFEGGNTGKMIVKF
- a CDS encoding ornithine cyclodeaminase family protein, with product MRNLGYDEVLSAVTPRDAVDALREVLTGRFDPATDPHRQKVALPHGEMHLLPSALDGAVGVKVLGIQPAGSVVDVPLVQGSYLLMGGETLTPEVVMDAAALTEIRTPAVAVAGALDRLRASSEPLECVIVGAGVQGRAHARTVVDVLEGVREVSVTFVSRSKPADLPHPWVESGSAEADEVLGRAGLVVVATSAGEPVVVDRQLRPDATVLAVGAHTVDTRELHEDVLRGAQVIVEDVGAARREAGDVAIAVEKGALAWDDVVTMAEVVRGEVALDPARRVVFKTVGMPWEDLAVARVVAGQVQTGS
- a CDS encoding glycosyltransferase; its protein translation is MTGSFLGHTRFSLYEPSSPSWRLSRNAGRENPEEYFSRLYAASRMDDRVTIFFDHTLPLLEESRRDFDLHHVVSYSAELPDRYKHHLTTAATTYDWLHLDRRDAHNRKGKELNAWARDKFAKGTVYAEYRLDDDDLLASTYFQSLSSYLDHRFVGFYVSHGYGVQAYFDNGVFKDPRIEHRPKIAIGLARICQLTEAGEVIGPRRVAHTQIDRHSPVIVDSKSIQFLHSIHLSQDSGVAKPDDDLGKRFRNYLNQPSVNQLADLHKLFSGVRFKDSIDDKTRIRALIDTHANIPSIAAAIKSLRNRFKSLPRYLR
- a CDS encoding ATP-grasp domain-containing protein, translating into MENFTPAPPIPTPDTLPQLRALGHKVGYFQRCLTDHDIEIVTRIKDTNKTNPLWGARLNSEIVTFRSVMSSDAGYGTFRAVGDKAWTKTRLRDAGINTPMGTLVNKERLHESFEAAAQVGLPCVVKPKAGSHGKGVTLNVNTFHDFKRAVDQLDREVIVEKEITGQDYRVVTIGGKVVAGTLRKPANVVGDGKRTVTQLVEEKNQQRAANPSLCRNLINIDDESTALLREQGLLASDTPERGQAIRLKRVANIGSGGDSIDVTDLIHPGFADICARIPALFNSPEILGIDILASDISLPPDNQDWVVLELNANPDIDIHRWPHKGTRRDIGSLLVRHYFPHAEKATPKSVELTFKRSKNDEKFRSSLRSRAIEFGVWGTGFVTNEEYFLRLEGTTAALDRLTNWILANGSTARLTATAPSPESDPVKHLTIRPLEM